A portion of the Candidatus Pristimantibacillus lignocellulolyticus genome contains these proteins:
- the bshC gene encoding bacillithiol biosynthesis cysteine-adding enzyme BshC, whose amino-acid sequence MVDLHKYELPIAQALSADYIEGKQQVVETLYGYYAGNQEDWAKRSSRLTQLQHTRVESESLASVLKAYNERLSAGEETIANITHIAQGAKVVIGGQQAGIWTGPLLVVHKAVSVIQAALSASEQLKEKVVPVFWIAGEDHDWDEVNHTYLISSEQQLKKLSINRDASLRTSVSRTTISTEQWQETLEELSQQLPGSEFKEQLIQELVAMGEKSTSLSDFFGNMLSALFAKYGLVLIDSDDPKVREIERNMFARLLKHNDELEHAYLQTAQAVRDLGYSLQADVTANSANLFLFVEESHDDRVLLYKENGEFRDRKKQYHWSMQQLEDLLQNKPQSFSNNVLTRPLMQDYLFPVLATVLGPGEISYWGLTKQAFEVLGMEMPIIVPRMSYTLVEGIIAKNMAKYELSFADVMDHFQERKQQWLHDQDELHVADQFKHVREQFTAMYAPLIELAGSIQSGLSKLGDTNMNKIIEQMSYMEAKTVDAQQKQFEAAIRQLDRIELSLKPGGKPQERVLSMISYWNRYDKAWLDAIFAVTYCRTGGHEIVYL is encoded by the coding sequence GTGGTCGATCTACATAAATATGAATTGCCGATTGCTCAAGCATTATCAGCAGATTATATAGAAGGTAAGCAGCAAGTTGTCGAAACGCTGTACGGCTACTATGCTGGTAATCAAGAGGATTGGGCTAAGCGCTCATCAAGATTAACACAATTGCAACATACACGCGTGGAAAGTGAGTCGTTAGCCAGTGTACTTAAAGCATACAATGAACGTTTGTCTGCAGGCGAAGAAACGATTGCTAATATTACTCATATCGCACAAGGGGCAAAAGTTGTAATTGGAGGTCAACAAGCAGGTATTTGGACAGGGCCATTACTTGTTGTTCATAAGGCAGTATCTGTTATACAAGCAGCACTATCAGCAAGTGAGCAGTTAAAAGAGAAGGTAGTTCCTGTATTTTGGATTGCTGGTGAAGATCATGATTGGGATGAAGTGAATCATACGTATTTGATCTCATCAGAACAGCAATTGAAAAAATTATCTATTAATAGAGATGCTTCATTAAGAACTTCTGTAAGTCGCACCACTATTAGTACGGAACAATGGCAAGAAACTTTAGAAGAATTGTCTCAGCAGTTACCTGGATCTGAGTTCAAAGAGCAGCTCATTCAAGAGCTAGTAGCAATGGGAGAGAAATCAACCTCATTATCTGATTTCTTTGGTAATATGTTGAGCGCACTATTCGCTAAGTATGGCTTAGTACTTATTGATTCCGATGATCCTAAGGTTAGAGAGATTGAACGTAACATGTTTGCACGATTGTTAAAACACAATGATGAATTAGAACATGCGTATCTTCAAACAGCACAGGCTGTGCGTGATTTAGGATATTCATTACAGGCGGATGTAACAGCGAATAGTGCTAACCTATTCCTGTTTGTTGAGGAAAGTCACGATGATCGGGTCTTGTTATATAAAGAGAATGGTGAATTCCGTGATCGCAAAAAACAGTATCATTGGTCGATGCAACAGCTAGAAGACTTGTTGCAGAACAAACCTCAAAGTTTCAGTAACAATGTATTAACACGTCCTTTAATGCAAGATTATCTATTCCCTGTACTGGCAACTGTACTTGGTCCAGGCGAAATTTCATATTGGGGATTAACGAAACAAGCCTTTGAAGTACTAGGTATGGAGATGCCAATCATTGTTCCTCGTATGTCTTATACGTTAGTAGAAGGTATTATTGCTAAAAATATGGCGAAATACGAATTATCTTTCGCTGATGTAATGGATCATTTCCAAGAGCGTAAGCAACAATGGCTACATGATCAAGATGAATTACATGTTGCTGATCAATTCAAGCATGTGCGTGAACAATTTACAGCAATGTATGCTCCTCTAATCGAACTTGCTGGTTCGATCCAAAGTGGGTTATCTAAGCTTGGTGATACGAACATGAACAAAATTATTGAACAAATGTCTTATATGGAAGCAAAAACGGTAGATGCACAGCAGAAACAGTTTGAAGCTGCTATTCGTCAATTAGATCGAATTGAGCTCTCGTTGAAACCTGGTGGTAAACCACAGGAACGAGTACTTTCAATGATTTCATATTGGAATCGATATGACAAAGCATGGTTGGATGCTATCTTTGCGGTAACTTACTGTAGAACCGGTGGACATGAGATAGTATACTTGTAA
- a CDS encoding penicillin-binding protein, translating to MIKRIKLRTLLLGGVITLLFLFLIFHIYKVQVVEGSMWLQLAEKRWSTSETFKSKRGTITDREGNVLAMDAIAYNVSINPKLIHGAEINDEVIEALVSILGMSEETASANVNAKREDGTYYSNRELRKGGWQIEKEVADKLKEFSDELKKKLSIEKKTVDSGIYIVETYERLYPQNKIASQLLGYISVDGENKMGVESTFNDKLTGSDGYISYQKDGNKVQIAGSDVEYVAPKDGQKIQLTIDSEIQNFAEEALRNVVKQYSPKSATAIVADPNTMEILAMANMPDFDPNNYGDSDYSNMYNHAVGSLYEPGSTFKIVTLASAIEEGVFDPDELYQSGTIYVPGDPKPISDHNKYGWGMISFLDGLKYSSNVAFVKLGFERLGGEKLREYYTNFGFAQKTGIEIPNEAVGTIRFKYNREIAAAAFGQGGVVVTPIQQVAAVAAVANGGELMKPFIVKSITDPTTQTTTITSPTVVRRVISEESSKLANEYLEQVVSDRINGTGRNAYIEGYRVAGKTGTAQKVVGKDYSTDKYVVSFIGYAPVDDPQLIVLVIVDEPNDKHAGGSKVAAPVFQEIMLKSLRKLDIAPNYENSEVEENNMPTEIMVSTPDVTGMKGGLAKEKLKNAGLPYEFIGDGSIVEQQIPTAGSLVHPTQTVYLVTEQKENLNVPDLTGVSLRDAVEIAALLGVQLKIEGTGYVYSQKLVEDGKAKVLNVKLSPVKESEYYVDGTLDQVDEEDSDEVATDDQEASDDSEVEQPSSEE from the coding sequence ATGATAAAACGAATTAAATTACGTACACTACTACTTGGAGGGGTAATTACCCTCCTTTTTCTCTTTCTAATTTTTCATATTTATAAAGTACAAGTAGTCGAAGGGTCGATGTGGCTGCAATTAGCAGAAAAACGTTGGTCTACTTCTGAAACTTTCAAATCCAAACGCGGTACCATTACAGACCGTGAAGGCAATGTACTTGCGATGGATGCCATAGCATATAACGTGTCTATTAATCCTAAATTGATTCATGGTGCTGAAATTAATGATGAAGTGATTGAAGCATTAGTTTCCATTCTTGGTATGTCAGAAGAAACGGCAAGTGCTAATGTGAATGCAAAGCGAGAAGATGGAACTTATTACTCAAATCGTGAATTACGTAAAGGCGGCTGGCAGATCGAAAAAGAAGTGGCCGATAAATTAAAAGAATTTTCTGATGAGTTAAAGAAGAAATTATCGATAGAAAAGAAAACAGTAGATTCAGGCATTTATATCGTGGAAACCTATGAGCGACTCTATCCTCAAAATAAAATAGCATCTCAATTACTAGGTTATATTAGTGTAGATGGTGAAAATAAGATGGGTGTAGAATCGACGTTCAACGACAAATTAACTGGTTCTGATGGTTATATTTCTTACCAAAAGGATGGTAATAAAGTTCAGATTGCTGGTAGTGATGTAGAATATGTTGCTCCAAAAGATGGACAGAAAATTCAATTAACCATAGATAGCGAAATTCAAAATTTTGCGGAAGAAGCGCTTCGCAATGTTGTAAAACAGTATAGTCCGAAGAGTGCGACTGCTATTGTTGCAGATCCTAATACGATGGAAATATTAGCGATGGCTAATATGCCAGATTTCGATCCGAATAACTACGGTGATAGTGATTATAGTAATATGTACAATCATGCTGTTGGTTCATTGTATGAGCCTGGTTCGACTTTCAAAATTGTTACATTAGCTTCAGCAATAGAAGAAGGCGTCTTTGACCCAGATGAGTTATACCAATCAGGTACGATCTATGTGCCTGGAGATCCAAAACCGATTAGTGATCATAATAAATATGGATGGGGTATGATTTCATTTCTTGATGGCCTGAAATATTCTAGTAACGTTGCCTTTGTTAAATTAGGGTTTGAACGTCTTGGTGGCGAGAAGTTGAGGGAGTATTACACTAATTTTGGCTTTGCACAGAAAACAGGAATTGAAATTCCGAATGAAGCAGTAGGTACGATACGATTCAAGTATAATCGTGAGATTGCTGCTGCTGCCTTTGGACAAGGCGGTGTTGTAGTAACTCCAATTCAACAAGTTGCAGCAGTTGCAGCCGTCGCTAACGGCGGAGAATTAATGAAACCATTTATTGTGAAAAGTATAACTGATCCTACTACTCAAACAACGACTATAACATCACCAACCGTTGTACGTAGAGTTATTTCTGAAGAATCTTCTAAACTTGCAAATGAGTATTTAGAGCAAGTTGTATCCGATCGTATTAATGGTACAGGAAGAAATGCTTATATTGAAGGTTATAGAGTAGCAGGTAAGACAGGTACCGCGCAAAAGGTTGTTGGTAAAGACTACTCGACTGATAAGTATGTCGTTTCCTTTATCGGATATGCACCAGTGGATGATCCACAATTAATTGTTTTAGTAATAGTAGATGAGCCTAATGATAAACATGCTGGAGGTAGTAAAGTAGCTGCGCCAGTATTCCAAGAAATTATGTTGAAAAGCTTAAGAAAGCTTGATATTGCTCCTAACTATGAAAATAGTGAAGTAGAAGAAAATAATATGCCGACAGAAATAATGGTATCTACACCTGATGTTACAGGGATGAAGGGTGGACTTGCCAAAGAAAAACTTAAAAATGCAGGCCTTCCATATGAATTTATAGGTGATGGCTCGATTGTAGAGCAACAGATTCCTACAGCAGGTTCATTAGTTCATCCTACACAAACTGTCTACCTAGTAACTGAGCAAAAAGAGAATTTGAACGTGCCTGATCTGACAGGTGTATCGCTTCGTGATGCTGTAGAAATTGCTGCCTTACTCGGTGTACAACTGAAAATAGAAGGTACGGGATATGTATACTCTCAAAAACTCGTCGAGGATGGAAAAGCGAAAGTATTGAACGTTAAGCTGTCTCCCGTGAAGGAATCGGAATATTACGTTGATGGAACGTTAGATCAGGTCGATGAAGAAGATAGTGATGAAGTTGCTACGGATGATCAAGAAGCATCAGATGATAGTGAAGTAGAGCAACCATCATCTGAGGAATAA
- the ftsL gene encoding cell division protein FtsL, with amino-acid sequence MAYQYGNLAMKPKRKEQEEYIIRETKKKVVRKKPIPAGEKVLYLAAVLLAVIISGIIIFRYANIYGTNMQIKQVNNEIQAMTIEVEQLHREVQTLSDPKRIREFAESLGMVSSLDAGIVVKKSSSSGATAKLE; translated from the coding sequence TTGGCATATCAATATGGTAATTTAGCAATGAAACCTAAGCGTAAAGAACAAGAAGAGTACATCATACGCGAAACGAAGAAAAAAGTCGTTCGTAAAAAACCAATACCAGCAGGGGAAAAAGTATTATATCTTGCAGCTGTACTATTAGCTGTTATCATCTCGGGAATTATCATATTTAGGTATGCTAATATCTACGGTACGAATATGCAAATTAAGCAAGTTAATAATGAAATACAAGCAATGACAATTGAAGTTGAGCAATTACACCGTGAAGTTCAAACGCTAAGTGATCCTAAGCGAATTCGTGAATTCGCTGAATCATTAGGAATGGTAAGTAGCTTAGATGCTGGGATTGTTGTCAAGAAGTCGAGCTCCTCAGGGGCAACGGCAAAGCTTGAATAG
- the rsmH gene encoding 16S rRNA (cytosine(1402)-N(4))-methyltransferase RsmH translates to MFLHTTVLLEEAVKGLNIKPNGIYVDCTLGGAGHSQLIAASLGDQGRLIAFDQDDWALENAKVKLAPYMDKVTLVRSNFRYLEQELKHCNVPMLDGVPQVDGILFDLGVSSPQLDEAERGFSYNQDAPLDMRMDRDEELTAYHIVNEWDEREIARILDRYGEEKFARNIARSIVKIRQVNAIETTEQLAEIVKNAIPAATRRTGGHPAKRSFQALRIAVNDELGSEEEALEAAVRCTAPEGRISVITFHSLEDRICKQTFVKYVEKCTCPPDFPMCVCGTKGTLKLITRKPILPSELEIEQNSRSRSAKLRIAEKL, encoded by the coding sequence GTGTTTTTGCATACAACAGTTTTATTGGAGGAAGCAGTCAAAGGGCTTAATATTAAGCCTAATGGAATATATGTCGACTGTACGCTTGGTGGAGCGGGACATAGTCAGTTAATTGCCGCATCATTAGGGGATCAGGGACGTCTTATCGCTTTCGACCAGGACGACTGGGCACTCGAGAATGCAAAGGTTAAGCTTGCCCCTTATATGGATAAAGTTACGCTTGTTCGCAGTAATTTTCGCTATCTTGAACAGGAGTTAAAGCATTGTAATGTACCTATGTTGGACGGTGTTCCACAAGTTGATGGTATTCTTTTCGATTTGGGTGTATCTAGTCCTCAGCTTGATGAAGCGGAACGCGGATTCAGCTATAATCAGGACGCACCATTAGATATGCGTATGGATCGTGATGAGGAATTGACGGCTTATCATATTGTGAACGAGTGGGATGAAAGAGAAATTGCTCGTATTCTTGATCGATATGGAGAAGAGAAGTTTGCGCGCAACATCGCTCGTTCCATTGTGAAAATCCGCCAGGTCAATGCGATTGAAACAACAGAACAATTAGCAGAGATTGTTAAAAATGCGATTCCTGCAGCTACAAGACGTACAGGAGGGCATCCTGCAAAACGTTCATTCCAAGCGCTCAGAATAGCTGTGAACGATGAGCTTGGTTCTGAGGAAGAAGCTCTTGAGGCGGCAGTGCGTTGTACAGCTCCCGAAGGAAGAATTTCCGTCATAACATTCCATTCGTTAGAAGATCGTATTTGTAAACAAACTTTTGTTAAATACGTAGAAAAATGTACTTGTCCACCTGATTTCCCAATGTGTGTTTGTGGGACGAAAGGTACATTGAAATTAATTACACGTAAGCCAATCTTGCCAAGTGAGTTAGAGATTGAACAAAACTCACGATCAAGATCAGCCAAATTAAGAATAGCAGAAAAGCTGTAG
- the mraZ gene encoding division/cell wall cluster transcriptional repressor MraZ, whose protein sequence is MFMGEYQHSIDDKGRIIIPAKFRDQLGSTFVATRGLDNCLFIYPASEWEVLEQKLKTLPLMKADARAFTRFFFSGAIECDLDKQGRINLPQHLREYAKLEKDCMVLGVSNRVEVWSKSSWEGYYEESEQTFNEIAEKLVDFDFNF, encoded by the coding sequence ATGTTTATGGGAGAATATCAACATAGCATTGACGACAAAGGTCGTATTATAATCCCAGCCAAATTTCGTGATCAACTCGGATCAACCTTTGTAGCAACACGAGGCTTAGATAATTGCTTGTTCATATATCCTGCAAGTGAGTGGGAAGTATTAGAGCAAAAATTAAAAACTTTACCATTAATGAAAGCAGATGCACGTGCCTTTACAAGATTCTTCTTCTCTGGCGCAATAGAATGTGATCTGGATAAGCAGGGTCGTATCAATCTACCACAACATCTAAGGGAATATGCAAAGCTCGAAAAAGATTGCATGGTATTAGGTGTTTCTAATCGGGTAGAGGTATGGAGTAAGTCATCTTGGGAAGGCTATTATGAAGAATCAGAGCAAACGTTTAATGAGATTGCTGAAAAACTTGTAGACTTTGATTTTAATTTCTAA
- a CDS encoding UDP-N-acetylmuramoyl-tripeptide--D-alanyl-D-alanine ligase yields MITRTVAQLAEMSGAILKSDNTELVVQGVMTDSRTVGGQLFVPLVGEHSDGHQHIYHAVEKGATAALWKKGVPVPEDLPHIPFLLVRDPLAALQKLAMSYRSELFTRVVAITGSNGKTTTKDMTAALLSTVYKVSKTQGNFNNHIGLPLTILALEEDTDIVVVELGMSGFGEIELLTQIAQPDVAIITNIGDAHMLQLGSRNGIAQAKLEIVNGLGDEGVFIYNGDEPLIEEEMNKLHNLSSLEKKRFGLEASNDWSAANIELDPFGSRFDVLYMGESCNIGQQHITTPGRHNVSNALAAIAVARLFGVAANLIQEGFNRLQLTGMRIAPTKAYNGATVLNDAYNANPTATRAAIDLLGSLTGFRKKWLVLSDMLELGPDEIAMHVDMGQYATSDKVDAVITYGNLAAHIVEGAKDHFSEELLKYFTTKEELIDWLLPHISPDDLVLVKGSRSMKMEQVVEALEKG; encoded by the coding sequence TTGATTACTAGAACAGTTGCGCAGCTCGCAGAGATGAGCGGTGCTATTCTAAAGAGTGATAATACAGAGTTAGTCGTGCAAGGTGTTATGACGGACTCGCGAACTGTAGGTGGACAATTGTTCGTTCCGCTAGTAGGGGAACACTCCGATGGTCATCAACATATTTATCATGCTGTAGAAAAGGGCGCAACAGCGGCACTTTGGAAAAAAGGTGTGCCTGTTCCTGAAGATTTGCCACATATTCCTTTCTTGCTTGTTCGTGATCCATTAGCAGCCCTGCAAAAGCTTGCAATGAGTTATCGAAGTGAATTGTTTACAAGAGTAGTCGCAATTACAGGAAGTAATGGTAAGACAACGACGAAGGATATGACAGCAGCATTATTATCTACAGTGTACAAGGTAAGTAAAACACAAGGGAATTTCAATAATCATATCGGACTTCCATTAACTATTTTGGCATTAGAAGAGGATACAGATATTGTAGTTGTTGAACTAGGTATGAGTGGCTTTGGTGAAATTGAACTATTAACTCAAATTGCCCAACCTGATGTTGCCATTATTACAAACATCGGCGATGCCCATATGTTGCAACTTGGTAGCCGCAATGGAATCGCTCAGGCTAAACTTGAAATTGTAAATGGGCTTGGTGATGAAGGTGTATTCATCTACAACGGTGATGAACCATTGATCGAAGAAGAAATGAATAAACTGCATAATTTATCTTCATTGGAGAAAAAGCGTTTTGGATTGGAAGCGAGTAACGATTGGTCAGCGGCTAACATTGAGCTAGATCCATTTGGTAGTCGCTTTGACGTGTTATATATGGGCGAGTCTTGCAACATCGGACAGCAACATATTACAACGCCAGGTCGTCATAATGTAAGTAATGCTTTGGCAGCCATTGCAGTCGCTCGTTTGTTCGGAGTAGCTGCTAATCTTATTCAGGAAGGCTTTAATCGATTGCAATTAACAGGTATGCGTATTGCTCCTACAAAAGCATATAATGGAGCTACTGTACTTAATGATGCATATAACGCCAATCCAACGGCAACTCGAGCTGCCATTGATTTACTTGGAAGCTTAACTGGCTTCCGTAAGAAATGGTTAGTACTTAGTGATATGCTAGAGCTTGGTCCCGATGAAATCGCTATGCATGTTGATATGGGTCAATATGCGACAAGTGATAAAGTAGATGCCGTCATTACGTATGGTAATCTCGCTGCTCATATCGTTGAAGGTGCGAAAGATCATTTCTCAGAAGAACTACTAAAATATTTTACAACAAAGGAAGAGCTGATCGATTGGCTATTGCCTCATATTTCACCTGATGACCTTGTTCTTGTTAAAGGCTCAAGAAGTATGAAGATGGAGCAGGTTGTCGAAGCTTTAGAAAAGGGGTGA
- a CDS encoding adenosylhomocysteinase produces the protein MNVLDKSIITDISLAPQGHLKIDWASSHMPVLNEVRAQFEKEQPFKGLKVSISLHLEAKTAYLAKVVQAGGAEVTITGSNPLSTQDDICAALVEDGIKVFGKYNPSPEEFKMLNMKALENNPDLIIDDGGDLVTLLHTESKQHAVNVRGGAEETTTGIIRLKALEKEGTLTFPMVAVNDAYCKYLFDNRYGTGQSVFDGINGTTNLVIAGKTVVVAGYGWCGKGVAMRAKGLGASVIVTEIDPIKAVEAYMDGFKVMPMEEAAKIGDLFVTVTGNRDVIRKEHYEVMKDGAILSNAGHFDVEVNKVDLEAMSVSKRTVRRNIEEYKLEDGRKFYLLAEGRLVNLAAGDGHPAEIMDMTFALQALSLKYVNDQYKAIGKQVVNVPYEIDQQVANLKLEALGMGIDSLTQAQVAYLDSWE, from the coding sequence ATGAACGTTTTAGACAAAAGTATTATTACAGACATTTCACTTGCCCCTCAAGGTCATCTAAAAATTGATTGGGCGAGCAGTCATATGCCTGTTCTGAATGAAGTTCGCGCTCAATTTGAGAAAGAACAACCATTCAAAGGGTTGAAAGTTTCAATCTCTTTGCATCTAGAAGCAAAGACAGCATACTTAGCAAAAGTCGTTCAAGCGGGTGGAGCTGAGGTTACAATTACTGGAAGTAATCCACTATCAACCCAAGATGATATTTGTGCAGCGTTAGTAGAAGATGGTATTAAAGTTTTCGGTAAATATAATCCATCCCCAGAAGAATTTAAAATGCTTAATATGAAAGCTTTGGAAAACAATCCGGATCTAATCATTGATGACGGTGGAGATCTAGTAACATTATTGCATACAGAAAGCAAACAACATGCTGTTAATGTACGTGGCGGAGCTGAAGAAACGACAACAGGTATTATTCGTTTGAAAGCATTGGAAAAAGAAGGAACTCTTACTTTCCCAATGGTTGCTGTAAATGATGCATACTGCAAGTACTTGTTCGATAACCGCTATGGTACTGGTCAATCTGTTTTTGATGGTATTAATGGAACAACTAACTTAGTTATTGCTGGTAAAACAGTAGTTGTTGCTGGTTATGGTTGGTGTGGTAAAGGTGTTGCCATGCGTGCTAAAGGTCTTGGTGCTAGCGTCATTGTAACAGAAATTGATCCGATTAAAGCTGTTGAAGCTTACATGGATGGTTTCAAAGTTATGCCAATGGAGGAAGCAGCTAAAATTGGTGATTTATTCGTTACTGTTACAGGTAACCGTGATGTTATTCGTAAAGAGCATTATGAAGTGATGAAGGATGGAGCAATTCTTTCAAATGCTGGACACTTTGATGTAGAAGTAAACAAAGTAGACCTAGAAGCAATGAGCGTGAGTAAACGTACGGTTCGTCGTAACATCGAGGAGTACAAACTTGAAGACGGTCGTAAATTCTATCTACTTGCAGAAGGTCGTCTAGTTAACTTAGCTGCTGGTGATGGTCATCCAGCAGAAATTATGGATATGACTTTTGCACTTCAAGCACTAAGCTTGAAATATGTAAATGATCAATATAAAGCAATTGGTAAGCAAGTGGTTAACGTTCCTTATGAAATTGATCAACAAGTTGCTAATTTGAAATTAGAAGCACTTGGTATGGGGATTGACTCTTTAACGCAAGCTCAAGTGGCTTATCTTGATAGCTGGGAATAA
- a CDS encoding stage V sporulation protein D: MKVSNVTVRRRLFTILMFAIIAFIGLIVRLSYVQLIEGAELSEKAENSWRRNIPYVANRGEIWDRNGVRLAYNVSTPTVWAIPVQVKEKEKTAQTLAPLLNMTVEEVLKEVSKTKMIVSLKPGGRKMTTELATTIRGLSLPGIVVAEDNKRYYPYDELAAHILGFTGIDNQGLTGIELTYNERLTGTQGMVSFLSDAAGRQMPNSSDTYVKPQEGLTLQLTIDQQIQTVMERELDQAMTGLNADAVMAIAMNPNTGEILAMASRPSYSPSNYQEVDASVYNRNLPIWMTYEPGSTFKIITLAAALEENKVNLKTDSFYDGGAVEIGGARLRCWKKGGHGSQTFLQVVENSCNPGFVELGNRLGKDKLFEYIRNFGFGTKTGIDIGGEENGILFKLSQVGPVELATTAFGQGVSVTPIQQITAVSAAVNGGTLYKPYVAKAWINRDTGETVQSNEPTVVRQVISGETSKQVREALESVVAKGTGRNAFIDGYRVGGKTGTAQKVIDGRYSTTEHIVSFIGVAPADDPQIVIYVAVDNPEGIQFGGVVAAPIVRNIMEDALQILEVPKRTNQIDRLYKYGETPIVEVPNLIGKSVSEIYEDMNMNFMLTSAGTGKVVIKQAPAAGERVDRGSTIRIYLGDEEDIHNH, from the coding sequence ATGAAAGTTTCTAATGTGACGGTTAGAAGAAGACTGTTCACCATTCTCATGTTTGCAATTATCGCTTTTATTGGCTTAATCGTACGTTTAAGTTATGTACAGCTAATTGAAGGCGCGGAGTTATCAGAGAAAGCGGAAAATTCTTGGCGTCGTAATATACCTTATGTCGCAAATCGTGGAGAAATATGGGATCGTAATGGCGTGCGGTTGGCATATAACGTAAGTACGCCGACCGTATGGGCGATTCCAGTACAAGTGAAAGAGAAAGAGAAAACAGCACAGACATTAGCTCCATTACTCAATATGACGGTAGAAGAAGTATTAAAAGAAGTTTCCAAAACTAAGATGATTGTCAGTTTAAAACCAGGTGGTCGCAAAATGACAACCGAACTTGCAACCACAATTCGAGGTTTGAGTTTGCCTGGAATTGTGGTTGCAGAAGATAATAAGCGATATTATCCTTATGATGAACTTGCTGCGCATATTCTTGGGTTTACTGGTATAGATAATCAAGGCTTAACGGGAATTGAACTTACTTATAACGAGCGATTGACTGGTACACAAGGTATGGTTTCATTTCTATCTGATGCAGCAGGAAGACAAATGCCTAACTCATCTGATACGTATGTAAAACCACAAGAAGGACTAACACTTCAACTTACTATTGATCAGCAAATCCAGACCGTGATGGAACGTGAATTGGATCAAGCGATGACTGGGTTGAATGCTGATGCTGTAATGGCGATAGCAATGAACCCAAATACAGGTGAGATATTAGCAATGGCTAGTCGGCCTAGTTACAGTCCAAGTAACTATCAGGAGGTAGATGCTTCGGTTTACAATCGTAATCTTCCAATTTGGATGACTTATGAGCCGGGATCAACTTTCAAAATTATTACGTTAGCCGCTGCACTTGAAGAGAATAAAGTTAATTTAAAGACGGATAGCTTTTATGATGGAGGCGCCGTAGAGATTGGCGGAGCAAGACTGCGTTGTTGGAAAAAGGGTGGGCACGGTAGTCAAACTTTTTTACAAGTAGTTGAAAATTCTTGCAACCCAGGTTTTGTAGAGCTAGGTAATCGTCTAGGCAAAGATAAACTTTTTGAATATATTAGAAACTTCGGATTCGGCACTAAAACAGGTATTGATATTGGTGGCGAAGAGAACGGGATTTTATTCAAATTAAGTCAAGTAGGTCCGGTAGAATTAGCAACAACGGCATTTGGTCAAGGTGTATCTGTTACTCCAATCCAACAAATTACTGCCGTATCAGCCGCCGTCAACGGCGGCACGCTTTACAAGCCATACGTCGCCAAAGCCTGGATAAATCGAGATACTGGGGAAACTGTTCAATCGAATGAACCGACTGTAGTGAGACAAGTCATTTCAGGAGAAACTTCTAAGCAAGTTCGTGAGGCGCTAGAAAGTGTTGTAGCGAAAGGCACAGGTAGAAATGCATTTATAGATGGTTACCGTGTGGGAGGGAAGACAGGAACCGCTCAGAAGGTTATTGACGGCAGGTACTCGACGACGGAACATATTGTATCATTTATTGGAGTAGCTCCTGCAGATGATCCTCAGATCGTTATCTACGTTGCTGTAGATAATCCAGAAGGTATACAATTCGGTGGTGTTGTTGCAGCACCAATTGTACGTAACATTATGGAGGATGCTCTGCAAATATTAGAAGTTCCGAAACGTACAAATCAAATCGATCGTTTATATAAATACGGTGAAACACCAATCGTTGAGGTACCTAATCTAATTGGGAAAAGTGTATCTGAAATATATGAAGATATGAACATGAATTTCATGCTCACTAGTGCAGGAACAGGTAAGGTCGTAATTAAGCAAGCGCCTGCAGCTGGAGAGCGTGTAGATCGGGGGTCGACGATACGGATCTACCTAGGAGATGAAGAGGATATTCATAATCATTGA